TGGCCCGCCGTCGGTGTCGAGGACCCCGGCAGCCCCCAGCACGACGCGCTGTACGCGGCCACGGGCGTGCGCACGGTGCCGCTGCCGCTGGACGAAGAGGGGCTGTCGATCGGTCCGCTGCGGGCCTCGGGGGTGCGGGCGGTGGTGACGACCCCGTCGCACCAGTTCCCCACCGGCATCGCGTACTCGGCCCGCCGCCGCGCCGAACTCCTCGACTGGGCGCGCGCGGTGGACGGCTTCGTCGTCGAGGACGACTACGACGGCGACTTCCGCTACGACAGGGCGCCGGTGGGGGCGCTGCACGGGCTCGATCCCGACCGGGTGGCCTACACCGGGTCGGTCAGCAAGTCCCTCGCGCCGGGTCTGCGCCTCGGCTGGCTGCTGGTGCCGCCCGCGCTCGCGGAGACCGTCGTCGAGCGGAAGCGGACCCTTGACCTCGGTCATCCCACCCTCGACCAGGCCCTGTTCGCGCGGTTCCTGGAGCGCGGCGACTACGACCGCCAGCTGCGGCGCTGCCAGCGCGCGTACCGGGACCGGCGGGACGCCCTGACCGCCGCCCTGACCAGGTACTTCCCGGGCGCCGAGCTGTCCGGGATCGCGGCGGGACTGCACGTCATCGTCACCCTCCCCGAGCGGTACGGGCCCGAGGAGCGCTTCCTCGCGCGCGTGGCGGAGGCGGGCGTGGCGGTGCGGTCGCTGACGGAGTACACGCACGCGCGTGCCGGACGGGAAAGGACGCGGGAACGGGTATCTGCCGGGGGTGGCGGTGTGCGGCTGGTGCTGGGGTACGCGCACCTGCCGCCGACGCGGGTCCTGGAGGGCGTCCGGCTGATGGCCGAGGCGGTGGACGGCTGACGGGCGGGAGCGGGCCGCGGGCGATGGACGATGGACGACGGGCCAGCCGGCAGGCCGTTCGCGGCGGCGCGGGCAGCAGTCGGCGGCCACGCGCGCGTGCCCGTTCCCGGCGGTGCGGGCAGGCGTGGGACGGCCCTCGGGGCGGCCTCACGCGCGTGCCGGTTCCCCTGCCGCGTCGGCCGGTTGTTCACCTGTGGTTTCCGTGGGCGCTGCGACGCACGCGTAGGTGTGGGAATCGCACATCCGCCGGACCCCGTCCTGGAGGCACATCCATGTCACACCGTCCGTTCCCCGGCCGTCGCGGCGTGCTGCGCGGCTCCCTCGCCGCGTCGGCCGCCCTCGCCCTGCCCACCGCCCTCGCCTCGGCACCGGCGTTCGCCCTGTCCGGGCGGCCGAAGGCGGCCTGGGGCGTGCAGGCGGGAGACGTGACCACCGACTCGGGTCTGGTGTGGGTGCGTTCCGACCGTCCGGCCCGGATGATCGTCGAGACGTCCGCGACGGAGTCGTTCCGCAACCCGCGCCGCCTGCACGGCCCGCTGCTGGGCGCGGACTCCGACTTCACCGGCACCACCAGGCTGCGCGGACTGCCCGCGGGCGAGCAGATCCACTACCGGGTGCTGCTGGCCGACCCGCACGACCCGCGGCGCACCGGCGAGCCGGTGACGGGCACGTTCCGCACGGCGTCCGCGAAACGCCGGAGCGGCGTCCGGTTCGTCTGGTCGGGCGACCTGGCCGGGCAGGGCTGGGGCATCAACGAGGCGATCGGCGGCTACCGGATCTACGACGCCATGGCGAAGGTCGACCCCGACTTCTTCCTGTGCAGCGGCGACAACATCTACGCGGACGGGCCGATCCAGGCGACCGCCGCGCTCCCCGACGGCGGTGTGTACCGCAGCGTCACCACCGAGGAGAAGTCGCACGTCGCGGTCACCCTGGACGACTTCAGGGGCAACTTCCGCTACAACCTGCTGGACGGCCCGCTGCGCCGCTTCAACGCGCAGGTCCCGAGCATCATCCAGTGGGACGACCACGAGGTCCGCAACAACTGGTACCCGGGCGAGGTCATCGGCACCGGCACCCCGTACCCGGCGGGGACGAGAGTCGACGACCTGGCCGTCCGCGCCCGGCGCGCCTTCTCGGAGTACTTCCCGATCACCGGCGTGAGCGGCCGTCCGGACGGCCGCATCCACCGGGTCGTCCACCACGGCCCGCTGCTCGACGTGTTCGTGCTCGACATGCGCACCCACCGCAACGCCAACTCGGCGAACGACCAGGCGAAGGACCCGCAGGGCATCCTCGGACGCGCGCAGTTGGAGTGGCTGAAGCGGGAGCTGTCCAGGTCGCGGGCGGTGTGGAAGGTCATCGCCGCGGACATGCCGCTGGGTCTCGTGGTGCCCGACGGCGTCGAGGGCAAGGCCAACTTCGAGGCCGTCGCGCAGGGCGACCCGGGCGTGCCGCTCGGCCGCGAGCTGCAGATCGCGGAGCTGCTGCGGTACATCAAGCACCGGCGGATCACCGGCACGGTGTGGCTGACCGCCGACGTGCACCACACCTCCGCCCAGCACTACGACCCGTCGCGGGCCGCGTTCAAGGACTTCGCGCCGTTCTGGGAGTTCGTCTCCGGGCCGCTGAACGCCGGCGCGTTCCCGGCCAGCGACCTGGACGGCACCTTCGGCCCCGACCGGGTCTTCGTGAAGGCTCCGACCGTCGCGAACGTGTCGCCCGCCGAGGGGTACCAGTTCTTCGGCGAGGTCGACATCGACGGCGACAGCGGGGAGTTGACGGTCCGTCTGCGCGAGTACGACGGGACGGTGCTGTTCACGAAGGTGCTCCAGCCGGGCCGCGTCGGTCAGTGACTCCCGTACCCTGGGTGCTGTGCCGCGCATCGGCGTCATCCCCCGGTGCGCGGCCGGGGCGTGCCCCCGGGAACTCCCGCCCATGCAGGGCGTCTTCGCAGGTCAGAGCGGATTGTCAGTGGTGGCCTCTACGGTTTTTCCATGACGCGATCCTTGCAGGCCGTGGCCTACCGCCGACCCTCCGTGCTGGAATCCGCCGTGGGTGGACAGCGCCTGGGGCTTGAGACCTCACGGGGCGCGACACCTTCGGGTGCCGCGGACCATCCCCGCTTCTTCAGCGGCTTCCTGACGTCCCCTCAGATCGCGGCGGCTGGGCTGCTCGCGGTCGCCGACGTGGCGGCGGCCCGCTACTACCAGCCCCAGTTGCGCGCCTCGCTCGACCCGGTGGTCACCGGCAACGGCGACCGGCTGCGGTTCGAGTCCTTCTCCGGCTGCGGCGGGGTGTACGCGCGTCTTGACGTACTGACGGGCGGTCTCGACGGCGGCGAGGTGGGCCGCGGCACGACGAACGTCGACGTGAACAACCCGCTGCGTGAGGCGCTGTCGCGGATCGGCGCGGACGACCCGCTGCATCTGCGGGTGGGGCCCGAGGAGATGGCGGTGACCACGCTGGACGGCCCGGTGGTGGAGAAGAAGGTGCCGCTTCCGGACCGCTGGCTGCGCGGTTTCGCGGAGGCCCAGGTGGTCGCCGCTGACTTCGACCTGCGCGCGGAGCTGCCCGCCGCCGAGGCCGTGCGGTTCCTGCGCTCGCTGCCGCGCTCCGGGGGCCGTGGCTCCTCGGCCGGGCCGCGCTGGGTGGTGCCCGCGGGCCGGGTGCTGCGGCCGACCACCCGCCCGGTGCCGGGCGCGGTGTGCCTGC
The sequence above is a segment of the Streptomyces griseoviridis genome. Coding sequences within it:
- a CDS encoding PLP-dependent aminotransferase family protein, which translates into the protein MTSSGTNQGAAPAAGTRADAASPAWEVLLPAAAAPARARGRSLRAALREAVRSGRLGPGTRLPSSRELAADLGVSRGLVTEAYEQLTAEGYLRSGRGAGTWVAGAVRAASARARDLAPRPPGAVVDFVPGSPDLALFPRARWAAAGRAVLAELPHQDLGYPDPRGLPRLRAALAELLTRRRGVVADPERIVVVSGVAQAMTVLGFALHARGWPAVGVEDPGSPQHDALYAATGVRTVPLPLDEEGLSIGPLRASGVRAVVTTPSHQFPTGIAYSARRRAELLDWARAVDGFVVEDDYDGDFRYDRAPVGALHGLDPDRVAYTGSVSKSLAPGLRLGWLLVPPALAETVVERKRTLDLGHPTLDQALFARFLERGDYDRQLRRCQRAYRDRRDALTAALTRYFPGAELSGIAAGLHVIVTLPERYGPEERFLARVAEAGVAVRSLTEYTHARAGRERTRERVSAGGGGVRLVLGYAHLPPTRVLEGVRLMAEAVDG
- a CDS encoding alkaline phosphatase D family protein, with the translated sequence MSHRPFPGRRGVLRGSLAASAALALPTALASAPAFALSGRPKAAWGVQAGDVTTDSGLVWVRSDRPARMIVETSATESFRNPRRLHGPLLGADSDFTGTTRLRGLPAGEQIHYRVLLADPHDPRRTGEPVTGTFRTASAKRRSGVRFVWSGDLAGQGWGINEAIGGYRIYDAMAKVDPDFFLCSGDNIYADGPIQATAALPDGGVYRSVTTEEKSHVAVTLDDFRGNFRYNLLDGPLRRFNAQVPSIIQWDDHEVRNNWYPGEVIGTGTPYPAGTRVDDLAVRARRAFSEYFPITGVSGRPDGRIHRVVHHGPLLDVFVLDMRTHRNANSANDQAKDPQGILGRAQLEWLKRELSRSRAVWKVIAADMPLGLVVPDGVEGKANFEAVAQGDPGVPLGRELQIAELLRYIKHRRITGTVWLTADVHHTSAQHYDPSRAAFKDFAPFWEFVSGPLNAGAFPASDLDGTFGPDRVFVKAPTVANVSPAEGYQFFGEVDIDGDSGELTVRLREYDGTVLFTKVLQPGRVGQ